The following proteins are co-located in the Hevea brasiliensis isolate MT/VB/25A 57/8 chromosome 11, ASM3005281v1, whole genome shotgun sequence genome:
- the LOC110641693 gene encoding protein RTF1 homolog — translation MADLENLLLEAAGRTGAAGRNRNALPPSRRRREGSYSDGGSDSRDDDSDDDRGYASRKPSGSQVPLKKRLDPTERDDDQGSQDDGDYDDGGSDREGDSSDESDVGDDLYKDEDDRRKLAQMSELEREMILSERADKKGDKNLTERIRSKRDSERPTRSRKETPPLPSSRGVRTSARSADRAAAKDDALNELRAKRLKQQDPEAHRKMRDVSRGTSGGRGLSPIKRKHFTSASLSSSSSESESRSHSEDEGSTGDGGMGDSDEDRDLGSEGPTFDDIKEITIRRSKLAKWFMEPWFEELIVGCFVRVGIGRSKSGPIYRLCLVRNVDAADPDRQYKLENKTTYKYLNVVWGNESSAARWQMAMVSDSAPTEEEYKQWMREVERSGGRMPTKQDIMEKKEAIQKTNTFVYSAATVKQMLQEKKSASSRPLNVAAEKDRLRRELEVAQSKQDDAEVERIRARIQELEASRQTQEKDKKAIRLAEMNRKNRAENFRNASGLKPLNTSLKAGEAGYDPFSRRWTRSRNYYMSKTAGEDAAESTNNEANGTVVVANSNGAAAGVIAETGMAATAAALEAAADAGKLVDTAAPVDQGTESNTLHDFELPFSLTALQKFGGAQGAQAGFMARKQRIEATVGCRVPENDGRRHALTLTVSDYKRRRGLL, via the coding sequence ATGGCAGACTTGGAAAATTTGCTTCTTGAGGCAGCAGGAAGAACCGGTGCAGCTGGAAGGAACAGGAATGCGCTTCCACCATCTAGGAGGCGACGTGAGGGTTCATATTCTGATGGtggaagtgattctagagatgaTGATTCTGATGATGATCGTGGCTATGCAAGCAGGAAGCCATCTGGATCTCAAGTTCCTTTGAAGAAGAGACTGGACCCCACTGAAAGAGATGATGATCAGGGTAGCCAGGATGATGGTGACTATGATGATGGGGGTTCTGATCGTGAGGGTGATAGCAGTGATGAATCAGATGTTGGTGATGATCTTTACAAGGATGAGGATGATCGGAGGAAGCTTGCTCAGATGAGTGAACTTGAGAGGGAGATGATATTATCTGAACGGGCAGACAAAAAAGGTGATAAGAACTTAACTGAGAGAATTAGATCAAAACGGGACAGCGAGAGGCCAACTCGATCCAGAAAAGAGACTCCACCTCTTCCATCATCTCGTGGTGTGCGCACATCGGCTAGATCTGCAGACAGGGCAGCTGCCAAAGATGATGCATTGAATGAATTGAGAGCTAAACGTCTGAAGCAGCAGGACCCAGAAGCTCACCGTAAGATGAGGGATGTTTCTAGAGGAACTTCAGGTGGTCGTGGTTTATCGCCAATCAAGCGAAAACACTTCACTTCAGCAAGCCTGAGTAGCTCTAGCAGTGAGAGTGAAAGCAGGTCTCATAGTGAAGATGAAGGGTCAACAGGCGATGGTGGAATGGGAGACAGTGATGAGGACAGGGATCTGGGGTCTGAGGGTCCAACGTTTGATGACATAAAGGAAATCACGATCCGGAGGTCAAAACTTGCTAAATGGTTTATGGAACCATGGTTTGAAGAGTTGATTGTGGGTTGCTTTGTGAGGGTTGGGATTGGGAGGTCAAAGTCTGGGCCAATCTACAGGCTCTGCTTGGTCCGGAATGTTGATGCTGCAGACCCTGACCGCCAATACAAACTGGAGAATAAAACAACATATAAATATCTGAATGTTGTTTGGGGCAATGAAAGCTCTGCTGCTAGGTGGCAGATGGCTATGGTTTCTGACTCTGCACCTACTGAGGAGGAGTATAAACAGTGGATGAGGGAAGTGGAACGTAGTGGTGGGCGGATGCCAACAAAACAGGATATTATGGAAAAGAAGGAGGCCATACAAAAGACAAATACATTTGTCTATTCAGCGGCTACTGTGAAGCAAATGTTGCAGGAGAAAAAATCTGCCTCGTCAAGGCCATTAAATGTTGCTGCTGAGAAAGACCGATTGAGGAGGGAGTTGGAAGTAGCACAAAGTAAGCAAGATGATGCAGAGGTGGAGAGAATAAGGGCTAGAATTCAGGAACTGGAGGCATCTCGGCAAACTCAGGAAAAAGATAAGAAGGCTATTAGGTTGGCAGAGATGAATAGAAAGAACAGAGCTGAGAATTTCAGAAATGCATCAGGATTGAAACCTTTGAACACTAGTCTGAAAGCAGGTGAGGCTGGGTATGATCCATTTTCAAGAAGATGGACTAGGTCAAGGAATTACTATATGTCAAAGACTGCTGGAGAGGATGCAGCTGAATCAACCAATAATGAGGCCAATGGCACAGTGGTGGTTGCAAACAGTAATGGAGCAGCAGCTGGGGTTATAGCCGAGACTGGCATGGCTGCTACAGCGGCAGCCCTGGAAGCAGCAGCTGATGCAGGGAAGTTGGTTGATACAGCTGCTCCTGTGGATCAAGGCACAGAGTCAAATACACTTCatgattttgagcttccattCTCATTAACTGCACTTCAGAAATTTGGTGGAGCGCAGGGAGCTCAGGCAGGGTTCATGGCAAGGAAACAACGGATAGAGGCAACTGTTGGATGCCGGGTCCCTGAGAATGATGGGAGGAGGCATGCTTTGACTTTGACTGTTAGTGACTACAAGAGAAGAAGAGGACTCCTCTGA
- the LOC110641684 gene encoding uncharacterized protein At4g19900-like yields MYLIIQVSKIVLLFIHYVQNIKRSIFALLSCLPTSLLALILFLLLVYNGSSVFHIRLPIPVNSQPEHVNFSPENRTGKSFKKLSSSLMYAVKEDNPPVILKTQLPLLPKPPISMIPINYSSVLRPKNVHKYRAVIKVLRYGAKSKRFSTRIRTFFGSTLCKVRFFMTWISSLESFGDRELFAIESLFKFHPNACLVIVSNSMDSKKGSLFLRPFLDKGFKVIAIKPNFDYIFKNTHAESWFNELNKGDVDPGEVSLGQNLSNLLRLALLYKFGGIYVDTDVIVLKSFGKLRNVIGAQTIDLETGNWSRLNNAVLIFDKKHPLLFKFIEEFALTFNGNKWGHNGPYLVSRVVSRVYGRPGINFTVLPPSAFYPVNWSRIRSLFRGPGDKLHSKWLHRKLEQIRSESLAVHLWNKQSRKIKVENGSIINHIMLDSCIFCNSSSLNLLQYNKK; encoded by the coding sequence ATGTACCTAATCATCCAAGTTTCTAAGATTGTCCTTCTGTTTATTCATTATGTACAGAACATTAAAAGATCCATCTTTGCCTTGCTCTCTTGCTTGCCCACTTCTCTTCTTGCTCTTATTTTGTTTCTCCTTTTGGTCTATAATGGCTCCTCTGTGTTCCACATTCGCCTTCCAATTCCCGTCAATTCCCAGCCGGAGCATGTTAATTTTTCACCGGAAAATCGCACGGGAAAATCTTTTAAGAAGCTTTCTTCTTCACTGATGTATGCAGTAAAAGAAGATAATCCACCAGTCATTTTGAAGACACAGTTACCCCTTTTGCCAAAACCACCCATTTCAATGATACCCATTAACTATTCTTCGGTTTTAAGGCCAAAGAATGTGCACAAATACAGAGCTGTGATCAAAGTTCTGCGATATGGAGCCAAATCAAAGCGGTTTTCGACAAGAATAAGGACCTTCTTTGGGAGTACTCTATGTAAGGTTCGGTTCTTTATGACTTGGATTTCTTCTTTGGAGTCATTTGGTGATAGAGAGTTGTTTGCTATAGAGAGTTTATTCAAGTTTCACCCAAATGCTTGTTTGGTTATTGTTTCCAATTCCATGGATTCTAAAAAGGGGAGCCTTTTCTTAAGGCCATTTTTGGACAAAGGGTTCAAAGTAATTGCAATTAAGCCTAATTTTGATTATATATTCAAGAATACTCATGCAGAGTCATGGTTTAATGAATTAAACAAAGGGGATGTTGATCCCGGAGAGGTTTCTTTGGGTCAAAATCTCTCCAATTTGCTTAGGCTTGCCTTATTGTATAAATTTGGTGGTATTTATGTAGACACAGATGTTATAGTGTTGAAGAGCTTTGGTAAACTGAGGAATGTCATAGGAGCACAAACGATTGATCTTGAAACTGGGAATTGGAGCAGATTGAATAATGCAGTGTTGATTTTTGATAAGAAGCATCCTTTACTCTTCAAGTTCATTGAAGAATTTGCACTCACATTCAATGGAAACAAGTGGGGTCATAATGGTCCTTATCTAGTTTCCAGAGTTGTTTCAAGGGTCTATGGCAGGCCTGGGATTAATTTCACTGTGTTGCCCCCATCTGCATTTTATCCAGTGAATTGGAGCAGAATTAGAAGTCTGTTTAGGGGGCCAGGAGATAAGCTACACTCAAAATGGTTGCACAGAAAGCTTGAGCAGATAAGAAGTGAAAGTTTAGCTGTCCACCTCTGGAACAAGCAGAGTAGAAAGATTAAAGTTGAAAATGGAAGCATCATCAATCATATAATGCTGGATTCTTGTATTTTCTGTAATTCTTCAAGTTTGAATTTGTTACAAtacaataaaaaatga
- the LOC110641688 gene encoding probable polyol transporter 4, which produces MGVQENGDGVGDKNKYRRMDSDAADDGILLSSNAQCHEAVFKRKNNVQKFVFACAVFASLNSVLMGYDVGVMSGAILFIQQDLKISEVQQEVLVGILSIISLFGSLAGGKTSDAIGRKWTIALAAIVFQTGAAIMTLAPSFAILMTGRLLAGIGIGFGVMIAPVYIAEISPTVARGFLTSFPEIFINLGILLGYVSNYAFSGLPVHINWRVMLGVGILPSVFMGFALFVIPESPRWLVMQNKVEEARLVLSKTNENESEVAERLKEIQMAAGLANAEKYEAKAVWHEILYPSPAVRRMLITGCGIQFFQQVTGIDATVYYSPTVFKDAGIKGNTQLLAATVAVGLTKTLFVLVAIFLIDRVGRRPLLFVSTIGMTISLFVLSLSLFFFGDGKLGIGLAILSVCGNVAFFSIGLGPVCWVVSSEIFPLRLRGQASALGAVGSRVSSGVVTMSFLSVSRAITVGGTFFVFSVISALAVLFVHLCIPETKGKSLEQIEMMFQNEGERQGGEVELGDVERLVRRQ; this is translated from the exons ATGGGGGTGCAGGAAAATGGGGATGGAGTTGGGGACAAGAACAAGTACAGAAGGATGGATTCTGACGCTGCAGATGACGGTATTTTGTTGTCCAGTAATGCTCAATGCCATGAGGCTGTTTTCAAGAGGAAAAATAATGTGCAGAAATTTGTGTTTGCCTGTGCCGTTTTTGCCTCTCTCAATTCTGTGCTCATGGGCTATG ATGTGGGTGTTATGAGTGGAGCAATTTTGTTCATCCAACAAGATCTCAAGATATCAGAGGTACAACAAGAAGTTCTTGTTGGAATTTTAAGCATAATTTCACTTTTTGGTAGCTTAGCTGGAGGAAAAACATCAGATGCCATTGGTCGAAAGTGGACTATAgcactagcagctattgttttccaGACGGGGGCAGCTATAATGACTCTTGCCCCTTCCTTTGCGATTCTGATGACAGGCAGGCTCTTGGCTGGAATAGGGATAGGCTTTGGGGTCATGATAGCGCCAGTGTACATAGCAGAGATATCACCCACTGTAGCCAGAGGATTCCTTACCTCTTtccctgaaatttttataaatctaGGAATCCTTCTAGGATATGTATCTAACTATGCTTTTTCAGGACTTCCAGTACATATAAACTGGAGGGTGATGCTTGGTGTGGGAATCCTTCCCTCAGTGTTTATGGGTTTTGCGTTGTTTGTGATTCCTGAATCCCCAAGGTGGTTGGTGATGCAAAATAAGGTCGAGGAAGCAAGATTAGTGCtgtcaaagacaaatgaaaatgaaagtgAAGTGGCCGAAAGATTGAAAGAGATACAAATGGCTGCTGGGCTTGCTAATGCGGAGAAGTATGAAGCAAAAGCTGTCTGGCATGAAATATTATACCCTTCTCCTGCAGTTCGACGGATGCTGATCACTGGCTGTGGAATCCAGTTTTTCCAGCAAGTTACTGGTATTGATGCAACAGTGTATTACAGCCCCACAGTCTTTAAGGATGCTGGAATCAAGGGCAACACTCAGCTTCTTGCTGCAACTGTTGCTGTCGGGCTTACCAAAACTTTATTCGTTTTGGTAGCTATATTTCTAATCGACAGAGTAGGCAGAAGACCTTTGCTTTTTGTAAGCACAATTGGGATGACCATCAGCTTATTTGTTTTGAGTTTATCTTTATTCTTTTTTGGGGATGGAAAGCTTGGAATTGGGTTGGCAATTTTATCAGTTTGTGGGAATGTAGCTTTCTTCTCTATAGGACTTGGCCCTGTTTGTTGGGTCGTGTCATCTGAAATCTTCCCTCTAAGGCTTCGAGGACAGGCATCTGCTCTTGGGGCAGTAGGCAGTAGGGTTAGTAGCGGTGTGGTTACTATGTCTTTCCTCTCAGTATCTCGTGCAATCACAGTAGGAGGAACTTTCTTTGTCTTTTCAGTGATTTCAGCTCTTGCCGTTCTTTTTGTCCATCTATGTATTCCAGAAACAAAAGGCAAGTCTTTGGAGCAAATTGAAATGATGTTTCAAAATGAGGGAGAGAGGCAGGGAGGGGAGGTTGAATTGGGAGATGTAGAACGACTGGTACGAAGACAATGA